A part of Dreissena polymorpha isolate Duluth1 chromosome 13, UMN_Dpol_1.0, whole genome shotgun sequence genomic DNA contains:
- the LOC127854578 gene encoding sodium-dependent glucose transporter 1B-like, whose amino-acid sequence MEMDRVRLPDLETVTEIPPSSSSGDDDGVPIVAVAMAEGLNSVGITTVSDTSAIVSVRSLPAESDAGATSAVTEETTDNNRGRRDNDTVNVPEDNGAEPMLSNYTAEGERATSSDVVISASSDLESIEPEEAMAFNLQALDESVKLVIRVLYDRFDRLLLLALSCFLMGLSTGFVPYCESFPLMLIMRFLAGLGCGGLDTGGNADIVAIWGAEGRPFIQAWHACFGFGGIIAPLVTEPFLSKKFEVISKLNVTGANTTETSTVYGKTSIHYSYLISMFVICSGGIPFLMIFVRNKCSKKTRDMVAPRLNQKRPDKLSLWLKAFLCILLSLLSLVYCAVEDTFSGFLATFCVDYLKWDKGISSFATSLHWVGFSIGRFMGIFLVVFFRPVQLMCSYLIFLILAFIAFTVCSVTLTEIGVWIFIPFAGFSMSVIFPCIFMWTEESILKVTGKISSMLLVAASSGLLINPLIVGYLMQNISPVAFVFVLLTECFLCFGTFLLIFLLVKKFIKNPPSSADTEIVVSPSTEMQPFTANSD is encoded by the exons ATGGAAATGGACAGAGTGAG ATTACCCGACTTAGAGACAGTAACAGAAATACCACCATCCTCGTCCAGCGGCGATGACGACGGTGTTCCCATTGTAGCTGTGGCAATGGCTGAAGGCCTCAATTCAGTGGGTATCACAACAGTTAGTGATACAAGTGCAATTGTATCAGTGCGGTCTTTACCAGCCGAAAGTGACGCGGGGGCTACATCGGCTGTTACTGAGGAAACCACTGATAACAATCGCGGGAGGCGTGATAATGACACTGTCAACGTTCCAGAAGACAATGGTGCAGAGCCTATGCTATCAAATTACACAGCGGAAGGTGAACGTGCAACAAGCAGCGATGTTGTGATTTCAGCATCATCAGACTTAG AAAGTATTGAGCCAGAGGAAGCAATGGCATTCAACCTGCAGGCTCTAGATGAGAGTGTCAAACTGGTCATAA GGGTTCTCTACGACAGATTTGACAGGCTATTGCTGTTAGCACTCTCCTGCTTCCTCATGGGACTGTCCACTGGATTCGTGCCCTACTGTGAGAGCTTCCCCTTGATGCTGATCATGCGTTTCTTGGCAGGACTTGGATGCGGGGGTCTGGATACAG GTGGCAACGCAGATATAGTTGCAATATGGGGTGCTGAAGGGAGACCTTTCATTCAGGCATGGCATGCCTGTTTCGGATTTGGAGGAATTATCGCCCCTCTGGTAACAGAACCGTTCCTCTCCAAGAAATTTGAAGTAATTTCCAAGCTCAACGTAACTGGGGCCAATACAACTG AGACTTCAACAGTATACGGTAAAACAAGCATCCACTATTCCTATCTCATCTCCATGTTCGTCATTTGTTCGGGAGGAATACCATTCTTGATGATCTTTGTTCGCAACAAGTGTTCGAAGAAGACTAGAGACATGGTCGCTCCTAGACTCAACCAGAAACGACCTGACAAGCTATCTTTGTGGCTAAAAGCCTTTTTGTGTATCTTACTTTCACTTTTGAGTCTAGTGTATTGCGCTGTGGAAGACACGTTCTCGGGTTTCCTAGCAACGTTTTGCGTAGATTATCTCAAATGGGATAAAGGTATAAGTAGTTTTGCGACGAGCTTACACTGGGTGGGATTCTCCATCGGACGATTTATGGGGATTTTCTTAGTTGTGTTCTTTCGGCCTGTGCAACTTATGTGCTCCTATCTGATATTCCTGATACTGGCGTTCATAGCTTTCACGGTATGTAGTGTCACATTAACAGAAATCGGCGTTTGGATCTTCATTCCCTTTGCTGGTTTTTCGATGTCCGTGATTTTCCCGTGCATTTTCATGTGGACCGAAGAAAGCATTTTGAAAGTGACTGGAAAAATATCCTCTATGCTTTTGGTAGCTGCGTCGTCTGGACTGCTTATCAATCCTTTAATAGTTGGTTACTTGATGCAAAATATCAGCCCGGTGGcttttgttttcgttttattgACGGAATGCTTCCTTTGCTTTGGAACATTTTTGCTCATTTTCTTGCTGGTGAAAAAGTTTATTAAAAACCCTCCGAGTAGCGCTGACACAGAAATTGTGGTTTCCCCTTCAACGGAAATGCAACCATTTACTGCTAATTCTGATTAA